A single window of Crassostrea angulata isolate pt1a10 chromosome 8, ASM2561291v2, whole genome shotgun sequence DNA harbors:
- the LOC128159539 gene encoding uncharacterized protein LOC128159539 isoform X2 produces the protein MAQEFEANILRHVFDDKEESFLANVNDFEEGRYFIKTEFHKKFVEAIEDNRAKKTTLIYLTGIEGLGKTSSAIYYILKCRENDDLSVHYVDVNEIEKRDEDLEFFIAHSKKFKDNDCIIVDHLTLYNTHYLNKMKKIVERQVKRPKFILIETGFTASAHKFTEFGRKFQLDEDSFVDIWKGSLEYLIAKKDREDESYDHRLSLKEKGKEVYNEFSKEYIMTPRLLNSVLEDMYTRTDGTVDDAFAQFTKEKQHKIANCKSCESPEYSRFQLHTAVLLNFIPNKREIIMKWEEAQEFSIGINIFEVQYYRVQAEDLQSNLEYARMDLDVGDRCVKIRHLIPNLANCWRRRFPYHLEEMIHNAKISSDKMLQIMFQNGGARKEFEKLFVESQKKQGVLLPERGGNTLYQPSQTKQEVSQSSWKMKYIPAKNFVECYTKDLSLHYQDVPNNLKGHERNVALFSLFIKHYAKSYDRFLVYSKIPNFMGIDYFVYYTDSDEKEGCSSPKRVKVEEKTLYLVQVATGAMHRGDTIGQALNVVKQIFVNENVAVHVVVVVASKNQESFTLTKCAFQKISVLDLGETEELLLQQNSLLHQFYLELVRSSEAEHV, from the exons ATG gcTCAGGAATTTGAAGCAAATATTCTAAGACATGTATTTGACGATAAAGAAGAAAGCTTTTTAGCCAATGTAAATGACTTCGAGGAGGGAAGATACTTTATAAAGACAGAGTTTCATAAGAAGTTTGTGGAGGCAATAGAGGATAACAGAGCAAAAAAGACTACCTTGATCTATTTGACTGGAATTGAAGGTTTGGGGAAGACATCATCAGCGATTTACTATATTTTAAAGTGTCGAGAAAATGATGACCTCTCTGTTCATTATGTTGATGTAAACGAAATTGAAAAGCGAGATGAAGATTTGGAATTTTTCATCGCTCATTCAAAAAAGTTCAAAGATAATGACTGTATTATTGTTGATCATTTAACTCTCTATAATACACATTATCTAAACAAGATGAAGAAGATTGTGGAACGACAAGTTAAAAGACCAAAGTTTATTCTCATTGAAACAGGCTTCACTGCAAGTGCACATAAATTTACAGAATTTGGAAGAAAATTTCAGCTTGATGAGGACTCCTTTGTAGATATTTGGAAGGGGTCATTGGAGTACTTGATTGCAAAAAAAGACAGGGAGGATGAGAGTTATGATCATAGACTTAGTCTAAAGGAAAAAGGAAAGGAAGTGTATAATGAGTTCTCAAAAGAATACATAATGACGCCCAGATTATTGAACAGTGTTTTGGAGGATATGTACACGAGAACAGATGGAACAGTGGATGATGCTTTTGCACAGttcacaaaagaaaaacaacacaaaatcGCAAATTGTAAAAGTTGTGAAAGTCCTGAGTATTCCAGGTTTCAACTTCACACTGCTGTTCTGCTCAATTTCATTCCAAACAAAAGggaaattatcatgaaatgggAAGAGGCACAGGAATTTAGTATAGGGATCAACATATTTGAAGTTCAGTACTACAGAGTCCAAGCTGAGGATCTACAAAGTAACCTTGAGTATGCAAGGATGGATTTGGATGTTGGTGATCGTTGTGTAAAAATTCGACATTTAATTCCAAACTTGGCAAACTGTTGGCGACGAAGGTTTCCGTATCATTTGGAAGAGATGATTCACAATGCAAAAATTAGTTCTGATAAAATGTTGCAAATTATGTTTCAGAATGGTGGAGCTAGAAAGgagtttgaaaaattgtttgttgAGTCTCAAAAAAAGCAAGGAGTACTTCTGCCGGAAAGGGGTGGTAATACATTGTATCAGCCATCACAGACAAAACAAGAAGTGTCGCAATCATCttggaaaatgaaatatattcctGCTAAAAACTTCGTTGAATGTTACACAAAAGACCTGTCTTTGCACTATCAAGATGTACCGAACAATCTGAAAGGTCATGAAAGAAATGTTGccttattttctctttttattaaaCACTATGCAAAGTCATATGATAGATTTTTGGTATATTCAAAAATACCAAATTTTATGGGAATAGATTACTTTGTCTATTATACTGACTCTGATGAAAAGGAAGGGTGTTCGTCACCTAAAAGGGTCAAAGTTGAGGAAAAAACATTGTATCTTGTTCAAGTGGCAACTGGTGCTATGCATCGAGGTGATACAATTGGTCAAGCTTTAAATGTggtgaaacaaatttttgtgaATGAAAATGTTGCAGTtcatgttgttgttgttgttgcaagTAAGAACCAAGAATCCTTTACATTGACAAAGTGTGCATTTCAAAAGATTTCTGTGCTGGACTTAGGTGAAACTGAAGAACTCCTTTTACAGCAAAACAGCCTCCTGcatcaattttatttggaacTTGTCAGGTCATCAGAGGCAGAACATGTCTAA
- the LOC128159539 gene encoding uncharacterized protein LOC128159539 isoform X1, whose product MKSDSLLISQSAQEFEANILRHVFDDKEESFLANVNDFEEGRYFIKTEFHKKFVEAIEDNRAKKTTLIYLTGIEGLGKTSSAIYYILKCRENDDLSVHYVDVNEIEKRDEDLEFFIAHSKKFKDNDCIIVDHLTLYNTHYLNKMKKIVERQVKRPKFILIETGFTASAHKFTEFGRKFQLDEDSFVDIWKGSLEYLIAKKDREDESYDHRLSLKEKGKEVYNEFSKEYIMTPRLLNSVLEDMYTRTDGTVDDAFAQFTKEKQHKIANCKSCESPEYSRFQLHTAVLLNFIPNKREIIMKWEEAQEFSIGINIFEVQYYRVQAEDLQSNLEYARMDLDVGDRCVKIRHLIPNLANCWRRRFPYHLEEMIHNAKISSDKMLQIMFQNGGARKEFEKLFVESQKKQGVLLPERGGNTLYQPSQTKQEVSQSSWKMKYIPAKNFVECYTKDLSLHYQDVPNNLKGHERNVALFSLFIKHYAKSYDRFLVYSKIPNFMGIDYFVYYTDSDEKEGCSSPKRVKVEEKTLYLVQVATGAMHRGDTIGQALNVVKQIFVNENVAVHVVVVVASKNQESFTLTKCAFQKISVLDLGETEELLLQQNSLLHQFYLELVRSSEAEHV is encoded by the exons ATGAAGTCTGATTCATTACTGATAAGTCAGTCT gcTCAGGAATTTGAAGCAAATATTCTAAGACATGTATTTGACGATAAAGAAGAAAGCTTTTTAGCCAATGTAAATGACTTCGAGGAGGGAAGATACTTTATAAAGACAGAGTTTCATAAGAAGTTTGTGGAGGCAATAGAGGATAACAGAGCAAAAAAGACTACCTTGATCTATTTGACTGGAATTGAAGGTTTGGGGAAGACATCATCAGCGATTTACTATATTTTAAAGTGTCGAGAAAATGATGACCTCTCTGTTCATTATGTTGATGTAAACGAAATTGAAAAGCGAGATGAAGATTTGGAATTTTTCATCGCTCATTCAAAAAAGTTCAAAGATAATGACTGTATTATTGTTGATCATTTAACTCTCTATAATACACATTATCTAAACAAGATGAAGAAGATTGTGGAACGACAAGTTAAAAGACCAAAGTTTATTCTCATTGAAACAGGCTTCACTGCAAGTGCACATAAATTTACAGAATTTGGAAGAAAATTTCAGCTTGATGAGGACTCCTTTGTAGATATTTGGAAGGGGTCATTGGAGTACTTGATTGCAAAAAAAGACAGGGAGGATGAGAGTTATGATCATAGACTTAGTCTAAAGGAAAAAGGAAAGGAAGTGTATAATGAGTTCTCAAAAGAATACATAATGACGCCCAGATTATTGAACAGTGTTTTGGAGGATATGTACACGAGAACAGATGGAACAGTGGATGATGCTTTTGCACAGttcacaaaagaaaaacaacacaaaatcGCAAATTGTAAAAGTTGTGAAAGTCCTGAGTATTCCAGGTTTCAACTTCACACTGCTGTTCTGCTCAATTTCATTCCAAACAAAAGggaaattatcatgaaatgggAAGAGGCACAGGAATTTAGTATAGGGATCAACATATTTGAAGTTCAGTACTACAGAGTCCAAGCTGAGGATCTACAAAGTAACCTTGAGTATGCAAGGATGGATTTGGATGTTGGTGATCGTTGTGTAAAAATTCGACATTTAATTCCAAACTTGGCAAACTGTTGGCGACGAAGGTTTCCGTATCATTTGGAAGAGATGATTCACAATGCAAAAATTAGTTCTGATAAAATGTTGCAAATTATGTTTCAGAATGGTGGAGCTAGAAAGgagtttgaaaaattgtttgttgAGTCTCAAAAAAAGCAAGGAGTACTTCTGCCGGAAAGGGGTGGTAATACATTGTATCAGCCATCACAGACAAAACAAGAAGTGTCGCAATCATCttggaaaatgaaatatattcctGCTAAAAACTTCGTTGAATGTTACACAAAAGACCTGTCTTTGCACTATCAAGATGTACCGAACAATCTGAAAGGTCATGAAAGAAATGTTGccttattttctctttttattaaaCACTATGCAAAGTCATATGATAGATTTTTGGTATATTCAAAAATACCAAATTTTATGGGAATAGATTACTTTGTCTATTATACTGACTCTGATGAAAAGGAAGGGTGTTCGTCACCTAAAAGGGTCAAAGTTGAGGAAAAAACATTGTATCTTGTTCAAGTGGCAACTGGTGCTATGCATCGAGGTGATACAATTGGTCAAGCTTTAAATGTggtgaaacaaatttttgtgaATGAAAATGTTGCAGTtcatgttgttgttgttgttgcaagTAAGAACCAAGAATCCTTTACATTGACAAAGTGTGCATTTCAAAAGATTTCTGTGCTGGACTTAGGTGAAACTGAAGAACTCCTTTTACAGCAAAACAGCCTCCTGcatcaattttatttggaacTTGTCAGGTCATCAGAGGCAGAACATGTCTAA
- the LOC128160951 gene encoding LOW QUALITY PROTEIN: complement C1q tumor necrosis factor-related protein 3-like (The sequence of the model RefSeq protein was modified relative to this genomic sequence to represent the inferred CDS: substituted 2 bases at 2 genomic stop codons), whose protein sequence is MAIIHKNVIFRLHRVYNRGVLGIYYLLMSFALLVAVTANETPQQIVTRYNNYKAICNEMGFESVRCKDTIAFQSSQTKTLENMKKQETVIFDKVSLNGGSAYDYTSGIFTAPMDGIYSFTWSIITKFAYNYSDGRGHDGWLTSTSHANIKMKKGDXMWIRVQVAXGQYAHGGDWCSFSGVKL, encoded by the exons ATGGCTATAATTCACAAGAATGTGATATTTAGACTCCATCGAGTATACAACAGGGGAGTTCTTGG AATATACTATTTGTTGATGAGCTTCGCTCTCCTTGTGGCGGTAACTGCAAATGAAACGCCACAACAAATAGTGACTAGATACAATAATTACAAGGCAATATGTAATGAAATGGGTTTTGAAAGTGTGCGCTGTAAAG ATACAATTGCTTTCCAATCTTCACAAACCAAGACTCTGGAAAACATGAAGAAACAAGAAACTGTGATCTTTGATAAGGTTTCGTTAAACGGAGGAAGCGCTTATGATTATACTTCCGGAATCTTTACAGCACCGATGGATGGAATCTATTCCTTTACGTGGtcaataataacaaaatttgcATATAATTATTCCGATGGAAGGGGTCACGATGGATGGCTTACGTCAACCTCACATGCTAACATCAAAATGAAGAAAGGCGATTAAATGTGGATTAGAGTCCAAGTAGCCTGAGGGCAGTATGCCCATGGTGGAGATTGGTGTTCTTTTTCTGGAGTAAAATTGTAG